The nucleotide window TTACTACTATTTTAGGCGATGCGCCCAAAACCGATCTGATGGATGGGGTAAATACTACCTGGGGGCGTGTACCGGGCGGAGAGGAAATAGCATCGGAAATTGCCGCGATCAAGAAGGGCTTTGATGACGAGCACCCGGAAAAATCTGTGCAGGGTTTGGTGCAGGTGCTTGGCCAGGTTGAAAAGCTGCAGGATACTTACTGGCGTGAACAAAAAACCAAAGAGTTAAGCGAACTGATATTGCAATGCGCAGGATTATGGGTTGAAGCATCCACCAGCGAGCCGACCTATGCCGTTGGCGATAGCATGAATGTCCGTTTGCAAATGATCAACCGTTCTGGTTTAAATTTAAAACCCGAGAGCTTTAGCGCGACATTAGCCGATATGACGGTGATAAAGGGAATGGAATTAAATATTAATCAATTAAAAACCATTGCCTTAAAAGTAAAGGCTGAAAAAACATCACAACCCTACTGGCTGGAATCCCCTCATCCTATAGGCACCTATACTATTAACAATGAAACAAAAGTGGGTAATCCCGAAAACCCGGATGAGCCGCGCATTTGGATAAACTTTTCGGTTGCCGGGAAGGAAATAAAAGTGAGCAGGAAGCTCATGTACAAATACGTAGATCCTGCCAAAGGCGAGATCTACCAGCCGGTAGAAATTACCCCGCCCATTGTAGCCAATGTGGCCAGTCCTGTATATGTATTTGCGGGTAAGCAGCAAAAAGTTGTACAATTAAACCTGAAGGCATTTGTTGCTGGTAGCGGAAGCGTTAGCTTGCAACCTATAGCGGGCTGGAGTATCACCCGGGCGAAAATTACATTTACTGATAAAAAGAAGGGAGATGAGTGGTCGGCACAATTTATAGTAAGCCCGACAGATAACCAGCAAAAAAGCGCGGTGCTGACCGCGGTAGCCGAAATTAATGGCAAAACCTCATCGCTTGGTATTCAGCGTATCCGTTATGATCATATCCCTAATATTACTTTATTCCCCCCGGCACAGGCTAAGTTGGTTAGTATCGACCTGAAGCTGAATGCGGGAACCCATAAAATTGGCTATATAGCCGGTGCAGGCGACCTTGTCCCTGAGGCCTTAAAACAAGTGGGCTATGATGTACACCTGCTTACGGAAAACGAGATCATGACAGGCAACCTGTCGGAATATGATGCTATTATCACCGGAGTGCGTGCTTTTAATGTGAACACCCGGCTGGTGGTTGAACAGCCCCGATTGATGGAATATGTGAAACGTGGCGGCAACCTGGTGGTGCAATATAATACTTTTAATAATTTGGTGACCGGCCAAATTGGCCCGTATCCTTTCATAGTAGGAAATGAACGGGTTACCGATGAAAATGCAAAAGTTACTTTTACTAATCCTAACAGCCCGCTGGTTACCTTCCCTAATAAAATCACCCAGGCCGATTTTGACGGCTGGATACAGGAACGCGGCTTATATTTTGTAGATAAGATAGATCCCAAATATCAAACCCCGTTTGAAATGAACGACAACGGGATGGCGCCTAATAATGGCGCAATGATCACCACCGATTATGGCCAGGGCCGGTTTGTTTATACCTCGCTGGATTTCTTCCGTGAATTGCCGGCGGGTGTACCGGGGGCATACCGCTTGTTTGTAAATATGATGAGCGCGCCGCCAAAGCCGGTAAAGTTGAAGAAGGAGAAATAGCTGCAAGTCCATGGACAAACAACGTATTTGCACATTAAACATTTATCCCCTATTTTTACGGCATTATTTTAAACACTATGGCACATCATCATAACGAAAAGAAAGAGAATATTAACAACCTGTATTACCTTGTAGGTGTATTGGGCGGTTTGCTTACAGCATCGATGATCGAGATCAGCCCGGTTTACCTAATTACCGGCGCTATTGTTGGCTTTTTATTCGCCGTTCTTTTCCTGAATACTTTGGTTAAAGGCCGTGTCGACGCCTGATCGGGAATTACCATCATTTATACGTAACTGGAACCAGTTTTACACCATTGTGGCTGTATGGCTAGTTTTTTTAGTTTTTATCTTCTGGCTCATTACCCTGTATTTTAAATGAGCATTACCGATTGGATAGTACTGGTTGTAACACTGCTCTCCATTGTCGGCTTTGGTGTTTGGAAAAGCGGCAGCAATAAAAACATCGATCAGTTTTTGGTTGGCGGCCGCAGTTTACCCTGGTACCATATCGGCCTTTCTGTAATGGCCACACAGGCCAGTGCTATCACTTTCTTATCAGCCCCCGGGCAAGCCTATACCGATGGGATGCGTTTTGTGCAGTTCTATTTCGGGTTGCCCCTGGCCATGATCGTGCTGTGCATCACCTTTGTCCCTATTTTTCATAAGCTAAAAGTTTATACCGCCTACCAATACCTGGAACAGCGTTTTGATCTTAAGACCCGCGCGCTTACCTCGTTCCTTTTCCTGGTGCAGCGCGGGCTTTCTACCGGTATTACTATTTATGCACCTGCCATTATCTTATCTACCATTTTGAATATGAGTGTGGTTTATACCACTCTGTTTATAGGCGGACTGGTTATTTTCTATACCGTTTATGGCGGCACCAAAGCGGTTTCGTATACGCAGGTTTTGCAAATGAGCATTATTTTTTTCGGGATGTTTTTTGCAGGCGTAATGGTGGTGAAGCTATTACCCAATGGTGTGGGTTTCAGTAACGCGCTGCACCTTGCCGGTAAAATGGGCAAAATGAATGTGATTGACTGGCATTTTGACTGGAACAATCGTTATACCGTTTGGAGCGGGTTAATAGGTGGTTTCTTTTTACAATTATCGTATTTCGGTACCGACCAAAGCCAGGTGGGCCGTTATTTGGCGGGCAGTTCGGTGGCCCAAAGCCGTTTGGGTTTAATTATGAACGGGCTGATAAAAATACCTATGCAATTTTTGATATTGCTGATAGGTGTATTGGTCTTCGCTTTTTACCAGTTTAATAAGCCACCTATGTTCTTTAATAACTACGAGGTAAGCCAGGTAAAGCAAAGCCGGTACGCCCCGGCTTACGAAGGGCTTGAACAACAATACACTTATTTCTCCAAAGTGCGCCAGCAAAAAAGCATTGAACTTACTAATGCTTTAAACACCGGCAACCAGCAAGTAATTGCCGACGCACAAGCAAGATTAAAAGCCGCCGATGACCAAACAACCCTTATCCGCAACCAGGGCATTCAATTAATGAAGCAAAACAGCCCCGCTGCCAACACCGACGACACCAATTACGTATTCCTTAGCTTTGTTAAGCAAAACCTGCCAGTGGGCCTAATTGGGCTTTTAATTGCCATTGTATTCCTTGCCTCTATGGGTTCAACCGCAAGCGCACTCAATTCGCTGGCATCTACTACCGTGGTGGATATTTATAAACGCATTATCAACCCCAACGCTTCCGAAGCCAACTATCTGCTTGCGTCGCGCCTTGCTACGGTATTTTGGGGATTGGTATGTATAGGTATGGCCTTGTTTGCGGGTAAGATGGGTAACCTGCTGGAGGCCGTAAACCTGTTAGGCAGTTACATCTACGGCACTATATTGGGTGTATTTGTTGTGGCCTTCTATTTTAAACGCATTGGCGGGACGGCTGTATTTGTGGCCGCTTTAATTACCGAAGGCATTGTATGTGCATTAGGTTTTAGCAAAACCATAGCTTATTTGTGGCTAAACCCTATTGGTTGTTTTTTGGTGATAGGGATTGCTTTTATAGTAACTATTTGTCTGAACCGGGATTTAAAAGATTAGCAGGATTTTCAGGATTCTACCAAAGGGGAATTTAAATGACCTCTGAATCACACTGATTATTCGCGCAAATTATTAACAAAAGGGGGCGCAATGCGCCCCAAAATTTTTAGTCCTTGTCATTGCGAGGAGCGCTGCGACGCGGCAATCTCATAGTTTGATTTGCGTATTACGAGATTGCTACGCTATCGCTCGCAATGACAAAGGGGATAAATCAAGGTCCTATTTCTTAGCCTGTGCAATAACTTCATTATTTAAACGCACGTACTCGTCGGTTTTATCCTTAGCTGCGGCATCCCGGCCGGCTTCAGCGGCGGCAATAGCACCGGCTTTATCGCCTTTTCTTAAAAGTATACGTGCTTCCCATAGTTTTGAAACGTATATAGACATCTTTGGATTTTTCTCTAATTCCCTAACCCAGGTGAGTGCTTTGTCCATATTCTTGTTGTTATTGTAGTAATAGATCACCGATTCGAAGTATGGCTTTTTGTCGGTATTCATAGCCGAATCTATGCGGGCCATTACTTTAGCATCAATATCGGTTACTATATGGAAAGCAAAACCCGAATGTTCCCATTTCATTTGCAAATCGCAAGTGGTTGGCGTTACATTCACAAAATTAAGGGTCATTGTTTCGGTAAGGTCTTTTAGCTTATCGGTTTTTACTTTAAAGCGTAAAAAGTCATCAGCTTCCTTGTAGGCATAAGCGCCCCATTGCTTAGCAGTTTTATTCAAAATAATGGTCCACTCATCTACACCCGGGATGCTGAACAAGCCATATTCGCCGGCCGGCACTTTCTTACCATCAATAATCACATCGTCAGAAAATTTTATAACCGTAGCCGAGTTTGCACCGGTACGCCAAACGGTTCCGTAAGGCTCCATGCCCCCAAAAATTTTACGGCCTTTTACATTTGGGCGGGCATAGGTAAGCATAATTTTTCCTAAACCGAATTGTTGGTTAATAACCTGGGTTGAACTTGGTGCCGGGGTAACCTGTGCAAAGCTTTTACAGGCGGCAAATACCATAACAATGGTAAGTAATTTGATAAAGGTCTTTTTCATGTTGATCAGTTTTTTATTGATAAAGGTATAAATATTAAAGGCTTACAATGATGTGCAAAACCCACTTTTATTATACGCTGGATACAGGCCAACCGTTGTTTAATATAAACCGTATCTTCATTATAAATTCCTTATCTGAAGTTTATGGGAAAAAGTAAAAAAGCTGTGCAAAAAAAAATAAGCAGCAATACTGTTGAGACAGAGCTAAAATCGGCGCTCGAATTTACGAAAACCACTACCGACCAAATGGCGGGATTTACTATTTATATGCTGGGCAGCATTAAATTCCTGATTGCCTGTATAACCTTTTTTATAGTATGGATATGCTGGAACCTTAACTTCATTCCGGGCTTGAAGCCGTTTGATACTTTTCCATTCCCAATATTGGAAATGGTGGTATCCATTTTTGCTATTATACTTTCGGTCTCGGTACTGATCAATCAAAATCGCCAAAGCCGTATTGATAAAATTAAACAGCAAATTGATTTTGAAATAAACGTACGTGCCGAAGAAGAAATTACCAAGCTGTTAAATATGGTGCATGAAATTCATCAGAAACTTGGTATTAAAACGGAAACGGACAAAGAATTAGAAGCAATGAAAGAGATGACGACATACAGGAAATACACAAAAAAATAGACGAGGAAGATATTGTACCTTAAGTTATTCCAATAAACCTTTGGCCAGTTTTTTCCACTGCGGGCCTGATAAACCTATACGTGCCGATAAAGCTATTGCGGTGTTCCTGATCGTATCGTGTAAATCAACGTCATGGTTATTCGGTACTTCATTACGGCCATGCACTTCGGCATGAACAGTTAAACCAGTTCGCGATACGATAAATGTACTGGTAGATACATTACTATAAAAGTGTGCTGTTTCTTTTTCGTGTTTTCTGGGATCAGGTACCGGCCTGACGATCATAATAATATATTCTTCTTCACTGTTTTTATCCCCTTTCTCAGCTATTTTTTCAATCACTACCCATTCCAAACCATCTCCCGCATCAGAGCCTGGTGTAGCCGGCAAGTCTATATAAAAATGATCGCCAATTTGTGCAGCGCCGTGCAATAAATTACCTGCTTTATCAACAAGGCCAAATTTTGATGAAGCGCCATCGCAGTAATTATGCCAGTTGGTAATATCAAGCATTTTAGCGCGGGCCATTAAAAATAGCTGATGTGCTTCTTCCGAATTTTTAGTTTCAACAGCTTCGCCAAAATCTGTTTGGCGGCCTTCTTTTTGTGGCGGGATATGCTGATGTGCTTTCATATACTGTAAATACAATAATGAAGGGATAAGTGTTTTTAGAAGTAAAAATCCACGTCATTACTGTAAGGATTTAGTAATCGGAAACAGGATAGCGTTTTTATTATTTGTTAAAATTCAATTCTGTAAGATCGGCGCTAATTGTGAAGGATAACTTTTTTTAAAAAGTTTAAACAGGGATCTTTTCGCAAAGCCATCAATCGGCTCCGTTCAGGGAATATCAGCCTTGACAAGAATCACTTTTTAGGGTAACGGTAATCACTCCGGCAATGGGTATTAGTCCGGACTTTTGTCAGGCAGAAACCTGCACAAAAACCGGCAAAAAGCACACTTAATTTATGAAATGATGAGCACGATATTAGTATTAACGGACTTTACCATCAAGGATAACCACGCGGCGTATTATGCATTAAACCTGGCCAGTATCGCCAAAGCAAATATTTTGCTGTGTAATGTATATCCCCAAAATCAATCGCGCGTACATCAATCGGAGTTCGTAGATCAAATTTACGATTCGCTGGAAAAACAAAGCAAGAGTGACCTGAGTGAACTGGCCGGCCGACTGCAGCAAAGTTTGTACACGGTAAACGACGGCTCTTTTAAACCTACTATTCAGCAATGCAGTATAGGCGGTAATTTAATGGTTGCCGTTAATGA belongs to Mucilaginibacter boryungensis and includes:
- a CDS encoding PIG-L family deacetylase, with product MAQTAPPANIGAVKQSLNKLQVLGSVLYIAAHPDDENTRLLTYLAQEKHYRTGYLALTRGDGGQNLIGNEQSELLGLIRTQELLAARRVDGAEQFFTRANDFGFSKGPEETLKIWDREKILGDMVWVIRRFRPDVMICRFPTDGRGGHGHHTSSAILAQEAFSAAADPKRFPEQLQYVQPWQAKRLLWNTFNFGGNNTTAEDQFKVDVGGYNPLLGKSYGEIAAESRSNHKTQGFGSAAQRGQSFEYFTTILGDAPKTDLMDGVNTTWGRVPGGEEIASEIAAIKKGFDDEHPEKSVQGLVQVLGQVEKLQDTYWREQKTKELSELILQCAGLWVEASTSEPTYAVGDSMNVRLQMINRSGLNLKPESFSATLADMTVIKGMELNINQLKTIALKVKAEKTSQPYWLESPHPIGTYTINNETKVGNPENPDEPRIWINFSVAGKEIKVSRKLMYKYVDPAKGEIYQPVEITPPIVANVASPVYVFAGKQQKVVQLNLKAFVAGSGSVSLQPIAGWSITRAKITFTDKKKGDEWSAQFIVSPTDNQQKSAVLTAVAEINGKTSSLGIQRIRYDHIPNITLFPPAQAKLVSIDLKLNAGTHKIGYIAGAGDLVPEALKQVGYDVHLLTENEIMTGNLSEYDAIITGVRAFNVNTRLVVEQPRLMEYVKRGGNLVVQYNTFNNLVTGQIGPYPFIVGNERVTDENAKVTFTNPNSPLVTFPNKITQADFDGWIQERGLYFVDKIDPKYQTPFEMNDNGMAPNNGAMITTDYGQGRFVYTSLDFFRELPAGVPGAYRLFVNMMSAPPKPVKLKKEK
- a CDS encoding sodium:solute symporter encodes the protein MSITDWIVLVVTLLSIVGFGVWKSGSNKNIDQFLVGGRSLPWYHIGLSVMATQASAITFLSAPGQAYTDGMRFVQFYFGLPLAMIVLCITFVPIFHKLKVYTAYQYLEQRFDLKTRALTSFLFLVQRGLSTGITIYAPAIILSTILNMSVVYTTLFIGGLVIFYTVYGGTKAVSYTQVLQMSIIFFGMFFAGVMVVKLLPNGVGFSNALHLAGKMGKMNVIDWHFDWNNRYTVWSGLIGGFFLQLSYFGTDQSQVGRYLAGSSVAQSRLGLIMNGLIKIPMQFLILLIGVLVFAFYQFNKPPMFFNNYEVSQVKQSRYAPAYEGLEQQYTYFSKVRQQKSIELTNALNTGNQQVIADAQARLKAADDQTTLIRNQGIQLMKQNSPAANTDDTNYVFLSFVKQNLPVGLIGLLIAIVFLASMGSTASALNSLASTTVVDIYKRIINPNASEANYLLASRLATVFWGLVCIGMALFAGKMGNLLEAVNLLGSYIYGTILGVFVVAFYFKRIGGTAVFVAALITEGIVCALGFSKTIAYLWLNPIGCFLVIGIAFIVTICLNRDLKD
- a CDS encoding DUF2911 domain-containing protein, with the translated sequence MKKTFIKLLTIVMVFAACKSFAQVTPAPSSTQVINQQFGLGKIMLTYARPNVKGRKIFGGMEPYGTVWRTGANSATVIKFSDDVIIDGKKVPAGEYGLFSIPGVDEWTIILNKTAKQWGAYAYKEADDFLRFKVKTDKLKDLTETMTLNFVNVTPTTCDLQMKWEHSGFAFHIVTDIDAKVMARIDSAMNTDKKPYFESVIYYYNNNKNMDKALTWVRELEKNPKMSIYVSKLWEARILLRKGDKAGAIAAAEAGRDAAAKDKTDEYVRLNNEVIAQAKK
- a CDS encoding DUF1003 domain-containing protein, with product MGKSKKAVQKKISSNTVETELKSALEFTKTTTDQMAGFTIYMLGSIKFLIACITFFIVWICWNLNFIPGLKPFDTFPFPILEMVVSIFAIILSVSVLINQNRQSRIDKIKQQIDFEINVRAEEEITKLLNMVHEIHQKLGIKTETDKELEAMKEMTTYRKYTKK